TACCCCATCGACAAATAAACCGGTAGAGTCATATCAGAAAGATCGAGATCAATAATTTCAAAATATGAGATGGGAAACATAATAAAAGTTCCAAATATGATACTCCAACAGCTGGTTTTCAATGGTGAATATTTACGTAGCATATGCTTCCCAAAATAGGAATAAAGACCCCAACAAATAGCTGCCAAAAGAGTAAGAATATCTCCTAATAGTATATGGGGAGAAAATGAACTTGGTTTTCCTTGACTAATCAGGAAGGTAACACCTAAAAATCCAATACCAATTCCCAAAAAATTATACCATTCGACATTTTCTTCTTTTTTAAAATAAGCAATAAGAACAACTACAATTGGAGATATTGAGAGCAGAATAGCCGAATGGGATGCTAAAGTTAATCGAAGACCATAACTCCATAGTGGTTGATAGATTCCAAAACCCAAAGCACCTAAAAAGATAAAATACCAGATATCTTTCTTTTTGATAAAAGGGTTCCCTTCAATGCGCCATAATAAAATTATCATAATCAAACTACTCACGGTAAACCGAATTAAGGAAAAAGAAAGAGGACCAATGATCATAACCCCCTGTTTCACAATACTAAAATTTATTCCCCAAATCAGGGAAACCATAAGAAGAGAAATATAAGGATTTTTAACCAAGGGTTCGGATTTCTCTTCAGGGTGAGAAGATGATGTTGGGATGTAGTTTTCGGAATTCCTCATTGATTTACTCTTTTCTGATTATGATATTTTTGGATAAAAAAGAAAAAGGGACCCTTTCATTTGGGTCCCTTCACATCGGAAATTCAATCACTAGGTTAATTCAACCTCAGCACCGACAGCTTCCAGTTTGGCTTTAATCTCTTCGGCTTCCTTCTTTGGAATAGCTTCCTTCACTGGTTTTGGAGCTCCGTCAACCAAGTCTTTGGCTTCTTTCAAGCCTAAACTAGTAATGGCTCGAACTTCTTTGATAACTTTTAATTTTTCAGCTCCAGCACTCTTGAGAACGACT
This portion of the Candidatus Atribacteria bacterium ADurb.Bin276 genome encodes:
- the yijE gene encoding putative inner membrane transporter yiJE; the protein is MRNSENYIPTSSSHPEEKSEPLVKNPYISLLMVSLIWGINFSIVKQGVMIIGPLSFSLIRFTVSSLIMIILLWRIEGNPFIKKKDIWYFIFLGALGFGIYQPLWSYGLRLTLASHSAILLSISPIVVVLIAYFKKEENVEWYNFLGIGIGFLGVTFLISQGKPSSFSPHILLGDILTLLAAICWGLYSYFGKHMLRKYSPLKTSCWSIIFGTFIMFPISYFEIIDLDLSDMTLPVYLSMGYAIFLSAILGYIIWMNGIKKIGASRTSAFQYVTQIFGVIGAWLFFKEPFGYRFLIGMVLVTFGVWLTQRKPRPLFNVTNPLVKE
- the rplL gene encoding 50S ribosomal protein L7, whose product is MTKEEIIDVIANMTVLELADLVKALEEKFGVSAAMPVAAAAAPNAGAAAPVEEEKTEFTVVLKSAGAEKLKVIKEVRAITSLGLKEAKDLVDGAPKPVKEAIPKKEAEEIKAKLEAVGAEVELT